DNA from Pseudanabaena galeata CCNP1313:
CATGAAAAAAGCTCATCTGTTGCTCTCCGTGCGTTGGCGCATCCCACCCATCTATGTCTAGTACGATTTGTTTGGGAGGGGTCTTGTGCTGTTCGATATATTTCTCGATAAATAACCGCCTCATGGCTTTGTTCTCTGATTTCGCAATCCGATTCTCTAACCGCGTCATGGTTGACTGACTTGCCAGTAGTTCCTCTTCTTCATCTATTGGCAACCGATTGCAGGCAATTTTTAAAATTGGGTCTTTTCTCAGCTGATTGCTATCGATGGCATCTTCATAGCCACCGGCTATTTGCAATACCCTTTGCTGGATTAACTGTTCCATGCTGTGTCTGATTTTATTCTGGTCTCGCTTATCCTCGATTCTCTCTGCCATCTCTTCGATAATTTTAACTTTCTCTTCTGCTTGTCTCACCAGCAGTATTCCACCTTCACTACTCAATTGTTCGCCACTAAACTTTACTTCTAGTCGCTTTTTTTTATAAAATTCGATCTTTGCTTCTTGATTACACTCTGTCATGAGAAAATATATCTATTATTATTCTGAAGAGCCTAATTCTAATAGCTTTTAGGCTCTTTTTCTTGTTCTCGTTCCCCTTGTCATGCATAATTCAGGTTAGATTGCTCTAATAGCTAGGGTAAATTTACCCTAGCTAAAGGCTATTTGGAATAATGAGGTCTATGATTTGATGGCGATTTTTGCGGTAAATTTGGAAATCGCTATCGAGGGTAAATACGGAACTATTGCTTTGCAATTCTGCCATTCTAACGAGACAGGCATCTGCCAATGAGACTGGGACGGATTTATAGATTGTTAATAGTCGTTGAATTTCTATCAACTCGTTTTCTAAGTCAAAATCTATAATGATGACTCGACGCTCAAGAAGTTTGAGAATTGTTTCTTGACCACCGTGAGTATTACGAAGCAGGAAAAAACTCTCTGTAATTACAGCTTCGCAGGTCAATAGAGGAGGCTTAATCATTGCCCACTGCTGCTTTGACCATTCATGATAATTATCTCTTTTGTTGATAAGTGCTACTAATGGACTCGTATCCAAAATAACTCTGGTTTTCATTACTCACCAAAGCCCTGAAAATATTCTTTGTTTGTCGATAGATCTGAGGCGGCTTCTAAACAGCCAACTAAATCTCCTGCTAGTTCCAAGGCACTTATTTCACGCTCTTTCTCGATTTCACCTATTTGATTTGCAGGATTTCTAATAGATTCTTGTGTGAGAAGATAAAAGAGAAAGTCATTAACAAATTTCAGGCTTTCGGGTGATAGTGCGTCAATGTATTGTTTAGCTTGATTTCTAATTTGGATACTATTCATCTTTGTATTCTCCCTGATGCGCTTCACCATAGCTTTATAATCTCATAGGTATTCTAGTTA
Protein-coding regions in this window:
- a CDS encoding type II toxin-antitoxin system VapC family toxin, whose translation is MKTRVILDTSPLVALINKRDNYHEWSKQQWAMIKPPLLTCEAVITESFFLLRNTHGGQETILKLLERRVIIIDFDLENELIEIQRLLTIYKSVPVSLADACLVRMAELQSNSSVFTLDSDFQIYRKNRHQIIDLIIPNSL